The Coregonus clupeaformis isolate EN_2021a chromosome 6, ASM2061545v1, whole genome shotgun sequence genome has a segment encoding these proteins:
- the LOC121567445 gene encoding protein phosphatase 1 regulatory subunit 14A isoform X1 yields MAANRVGRRCNNKVHSPSRGPGRDPGLSLQKRQARVTVKYNRKELQRRLDVEKWIDCSLEELYVGREEEMPEEVNIDELLDLKSDEERTHRLQEMFHTCNNNTEVSEVFIKELVLKLHGLQKQEDLHNDGIEQPQLHIFPNRQNSADREVI; encoded by the exons ATGGCTGCGAACCGGGTCGGGAGGAGGTGTAACAACAAAGTCCATTCCCCGAGTAGGGGTCCAGGGAGGGACCCGGGGCTTAGCTTGCAGAAGCGGCAAGCACGGGTCACGGTAAAGTACAACAGAAAGGAGCTCCAAAGGCGCTTGGATGTGGAGAAGTGGATTGACTGTAGTCTGGAGGAGCTCTATGTGGGTAGG GAGGAGGAGATGCCAGAGGAGGTGAACATTGACGAGCTGTTAGACCTGAAGAGTGATGAGGAGAGAACTCACAGGCTCCAG GAAATGTTTCACACctgcaacaacaacacagaggtaAGTGAG gttttcatcaaggaactgGTGTTGAAACTCCATGGGCTGCAGAAACAGGAGGACCTCCACAATGATGGCATCGAACAACCCCAGCTACACATCTTCCCCAACCGGCAAAACTCTGCAGACCGAGAGGTGATCTGA
- the LOC121567445 gene encoding protein phosphatase 1 regulatory subunit 14A isoform X2, translating to MAANRVGRRCNNKVHSPSRGPGRDPGLSLQKRQARVTVKYNRKELQRRLDVEKWIDCSLEELYVGREEEMPEEVNIDELLDLKSDEERTHRLQEMFHTCNNNTEVFIKELVLKLHGLQKQEDLHNDGIEQPQLHIFPNRQNSADREVI from the exons ATGGCTGCGAACCGGGTCGGGAGGAGGTGTAACAACAAAGTCCATTCCCCGAGTAGGGGTCCAGGGAGGGACCCGGGGCTTAGCTTGCAGAAGCGGCAAGCACGGGTCACGGTAAAGTACAACAGAAAGGAGCTCCAAAGGCGCTTGGATGTGGAGAAGTGGATTGACTGTAGTCTGGAGGAGCTCTATGTGGGTAGG GAGGAGGAGATGCCAGAGGAGGTGAACATTGACGAGCTGTTAGACCTGAAGAGTGATGAGGAGAGAACTCACAGGCTCCAG GAAATGTTTCACACctgcaacaacaacacagag gttttcatcaaggaactgGTGTTGAAACTCCATGGGCTGCAGAAACAGGAGGACCTCCACAATGATGGCATCGAACAACCCCAGCTACACATCTTCCCCAACCGGCAAAACTCTGCAGACCGAGAGGTGATCTGA